A genome region from Brassica oleracea var. oleracea cultivar TO1000 chromosome C2, BOL, whole genome shotgun sequence includes the following:
- the LOC106325846 gene encoding uncharacterized protein LOC106325846: MVKERSYVIALLLLSLLLYLSFQSQVGVAETKRHTLTTKYSDSRCANEIPASPPPPPPHPTPKVGTPHSRSPKGKGP, translated from the exons ATGGTTAAAGAGAGGTCATATGTAATTGCTCTTCTTCTTCTATCTCTGCTTCTGTATCTTTCTTTTCAATCGCAAGTTGGTGTTGCCGAGACAAAACGTCACACAC TTACTACCAAGTATTCGGATTCTCGATGCGCCAATGAAATTCCCGCAAGTCCACCACCACCACCACCAC ATCCCACGCCGAAAGTGGGTACACCACACTCGAGGTCACCCAAAGGAAAAGGACCATAA
- the LOC106322542 gene encoding protein ATAF2-like: MKAGLNLPAGFRFHPTDEELVQFYLCRKCASEEISAPVIAEIDLYKFNPWELPEMSLYGEKEWYFFSPRDRKYPNGSRPNRAAGTGYWKATGADKPIGKPKTLGIKKALVFYAGKAPKGIKTNWIMHEYRLANVDRSASVNKKNNLRLDDWVLCRIYNKKGTMEKYYPADEKPRTMTASSPFDASDSTYPTLQEDDSSSSGGRVVSPDALEVQSEPKWGELENAFDASMFDGGSMDLLQSEDFVPQFLYQPSYDFNSWQEDPPEQKPFLNWSFAPQG, translated from the exons ATGAAAGCAGGGCTAAACTTACCAGCAGGATTCCGATTCCATCCAACGGACGAAGAGCTTGTGCAATTCTACCTTTGCCGTAAATGCGCGTCGGAGGAGATCTCAGCTCCGGTCATCGCCGAAATCGATCTCTACAAGTTCAACCCCTGGGAGCTTCCTG AGATGTCTCTGTACGGAGAGAAAGAGTGGTACTTCTTCTCACCACGAGACCGGAAATACCCAAACGGTTCGCGTCCTAACCGGGCGGCGGGAACCGGTTATTGGAAAGCCACCGGCGCTGATAAACCGATCGGTAAACCGAAGACGCTGGGTATTAAGAAAGCGCTCGTGTTCTACGCTGGGAAAGCTCCAAAAGGGATTAAGACCAATTGGATTATGCACGAGTATCGCCTCGCTAATGTTGATAGATCGGCTTCTGTTAACAAAAAGAACAACCTTCGA CTTGATGATTGGGTGTTATGTCGAATCTACAACAAGAAAGGGACCATGGAGAAGTACTACCCTGCCGATGAGAAACCGAGGACCATGACGGCTTCATCGCCTTTCGATGCGTCGGACTCGACTTACCCGACACTGCAAGAGGACGACTCGAGCAGCTCGGGGGGTCGCGTGGTGTCGCCGGATGCGCTGGAGGTTCAGAGCGAGCCTAAATGGGGAGAGCTCGAGAATGCTTTTGATGCTTCCATGTTCGATGGTGGCTCCATGGACTTGTTGCAGAGTGAAGATTTTGTGCCTCAGTTCTTGTACCAGCCTTCTTATGATTTCAACTCCTGGCAGGAGGATCCGCCGGAGCAGAAACCGTTCTTGAATTGGAGTTTTGCTCCACAGGGGTGA
- the LOC106325603 gene encoding uncharacterized protein LOC106325603, with the protein MPHRTRPLTGLLLFTGINAVLVQTITPVYDFVCFLPYWERRRERIRKEREAVAASLNSTTSAQDATRASVG; encoded by the exons ATGCCACACAGAACAAGGCCTTTGACGGGACTCTTGCTTTTCACTGGAATCAACGCTGTTTTGGTGCAGACCATCACTCCTGTCTATGACTTCGTCTGCTTCTTGCCCTACTGGGAGAGAAGG AGAGAGAGAATCCGGAAGGAGCGTGAAGCGGTGGCTGCATCATTAAACAGCACAACCTCAGCACAGGATGCTACTCGAGCGTCTGTTGGTTGA
- the LOC106322765 gene encoding NAD-dependent protein deacylase SRT2 encodes MFTMCQPLRSRGNLVMLFKGCRRFVRTTCRVSIPGGSLGNELKAPPRFLRDKKIVPDADPPHKEDIHKLYQLFEQSKRLTILTGAGISTECGIPDYRSPNGAYSSGFKPITHQEFTRSSRSRRRYWARSYAGWRRFAAAQPGPAHTALASLERAGRIDCIITQNVDRLHHRAGSDPLELHGTVYTVMCLDCGFSFPRDSFQDQLKDLNPKWAEALESIDHGEPGSEKSFGMKQRPDGDIEIDEKFWEDGFNIPVCEKCQGILKPDVIFFGDNIPKERATQAMEAAKQSDAFLVLGSSLMTMSAFRLVRAAHEAGAMTAIVNIGVTRADDIVPLKISARVGEILPRVLDVGSLGVPAV; translated from the exons ATGTTCACCATGTGTCAACCACTTCGGTCTAGAGGAAACTTGGTGATGCTGTTTAAAGGATGTAGACGGTTTGTGAGAACAACATGCCGAGTTTCAATCCCTGGTGGTTCTTTGGGAAACGAATTAAAAGCACCTCCAAGGTTTCTTAGGGATAAAAAAATAGTTCCTGATGCTGATCCTCCTCATAAGGAAGATATCCATAAGCTCTATCAGCTTTTTGAGCAAAG TAAAAGACTCACCATCTTGACCGGAGCTGGGATTAGCACTGAATGTGGCATTCCTGATTACAGAAG TCCCAATGGAGCATACAGTTCTGGTTTCAAACCAATTACTCATCAG GAATTCACTAGATCAAGCAGATCTCGTAGGCGGTATTGGGCAAGGAGTTATGCTGGTTGGAGACGGTTCGCTGCAGCACAGCCAGGTCCAGCGCATACTGCTTTAGCATCTCTAGAGAGAGCTGGACGAATTGATTGTATCATAACGCAAAACGTTGACAG GTTGCATCACCGTGCTGGGAGTGATCCGCTTGAGTTACACGGCACAGTATATACTGTTATGTGCTTAGACTGTGGCTTCTCTTTTCCTCGAGACTCGTTTCAGGATCAGTTAAAAGATCTCAATCCTAAG TGGGCAGAGGCATTAGAAAGTATTGATCACGGAGAACCAGGATCAGAGAAGAGCTTTGGCATGAAACAAAGACCTGATGGTGATATTGAGATTGACGAGAAGTTTTGGGAAGATGGTTTTAATATACCAGTTTGCGAGAAGTGCCAAGGAATACTAAAGCCTGAT GTAATCTTCTTTGGAGACAATATCCCAAAGGAGAGAGCTACTCAAGCAATGGAAGCTGCGAAACAGAGCGACGCATTTCTAGTGTTGGGTTCGTCTTTGATGACAATGTCTGCTTTTCGTCTTGTCAG AGCGGCTCATGAAGCTGGTGCAATGACTGCAATTGTTAATATAGGTGTTACCAGAGCTGATGATATTGTTCCTTTGAAAATCAGTGCAAGGGTTGGTGAG ATATTACCCAGAGTTCTTGATGTGGGATCACTCGGTGTCCCAGCCGTATAG
- the LOC106322766 gene encoding RNA polymerase II transcriptional coactivator KIWI-like translates to MSWRGKRKGDGVRASDDDSEAHAPAKKVAKPAEDSEESDDIVVCNISKNRRVSVRNWNGKIWIDIREFYVKDGKTLPGKKGISLSVDQWNTLRNRAEDIDKALSDLS, encoded by the exons ATGTCGTGGAGAGGAAAGCGAAAAGGCGATGGTGTCCGAGCATCAGATGACGATTCTGAAGCCCACGCGCCGGCTAAGAAAGTAGCAAAGCCAGCCGAGGACTCCGAAGAGTCTGACGACATCGTCGTCTGCAAT ATATCTAAGAATAGGAGAGTCTCTGTGAGGAACTGGAACGGAAAGATTTGGATTGACATTCGTGAGTTCTATGTCAAGGACGGTAAAACTCTCCCCGGCAAGAAAG GTATCTCTCTAAGCGTTGATCAG TGGAACACTCTTCGGAACCGCGCAGAGGATATCGACAAGGCGCTCTCTGATCTTTCTTAG
- the LOC106325442 gene encoding uncharacterized protein LOC106325442, whose amino-acid sequence MASASEQSGLENQESQPPNQVAPGFVGAIEEQYKKLRDHAEAYPYVWGSYTVVYGGLFLWTAYRWRKLRRTEDRVRGLQTKLRKLVQDEQAAVTASKSEKSPGKSSSVSDKTPVP is encoded by the coding sequence ATGGCATCGGCGTCAGAACAGAGCGGATTAGAAAACCAGGAGAGCCAACCACCAAACCAAGTGGCTCCTGGTTTTGTAGGAGCAATCGAAGAACAATACAAGAAACTCAGAGATCACGCCGAAGCTTATCCGTATGTTTGGGGTTCTTATACTGTTGTCTACGGTGGTCTTTTCCTTTGGACTGCTTACAGATGGAGGAAGCTGAGGAGAACCGAGGATCGAGTTCGTGGCCTCCAGACCAAACTTAGGAAACTCGTCCAAGACGAACAAGCTGCAGTAACAGCTTCTAAATCTGAGAAATCACCGGGCAAGTCTTCTTCTGTTTCTGACAAGACACCGGTGCCTTGA
- the LOC106322442 gene encoding NAC domain-containing protein 82-like isoform X2: MGKTQLSPGFRFHPTDVELVRYYLKRKVLGKKLLVDAIAEVDIYKFEPSDLPDKSFIKSGDLKWHFFCPREKKYSTGVRANRATACGYWKTTGKEREVLCNGEVAGKIKTLVYHFGKSPRGKRTDWVMHEYRLEDKVLTQKNVPQDTYVLCVLFKKDGPGPRNGAQYGAPFKDEDWSDEDVPATNGPTILHGETSLVAASSSRDPTKDCFGGMVSESCVSEFVPATSDLPQLNGAANTPMSAAPLLDSNSTASLAPPTLEAPTNNYDDLYSMLDLFVDDDEFLRFSEPSNNEIGHDPNVYAPICLGEGEDIFSELPDFSNMQHNSMQRAPSCDLIENSELYLELQDLTAP, from the exons ATGGGGAAAACTCAGCTGTCTCCTGGGTTCCGGTTTCACCCCACTGATGTCGAGCTCGTGAGGTATTACTTGAAGAGGAAAGTGTTGGGGAAAAAGCTCCTCGTTGATGCTATTGCTGAGGTCGACATCTACAAGTTCGAACCTTCTGATTTACCTGATAAGTCCTTTATAAAGAGTGGGGATCTGAAGTGGCACTTCTTCTGCCCTAGGGAGAAGAAATATTCGACTGGTGTTAGGGCGAACCGTGCGACTGCCTGTGGTTACTGGAAGACCACAGGGAAGGAGAGAGAGGTTTTGTGTAATGGTGAAGTTGCGGGGAAGATTAAGACTCTGGTTTATCATTTTGGCAAGTCGCCTCGTGGGAAGCGGACTGATTGGGTTATGCATGAGTACAGGCTTGAAGACAAGGTGCTCACACAGAAGAATGTTCCTCAG GATACTTATGTGCTGTGTGTTCTGTTCAAGAAAGATGGACCGGGACCTAGAAATGGAGCTCAGTACGGAGCTCCGTTTAAGGATGAGGACTGGAGCGATGAGGATGTTCCTGCTACCAACGGTCCGACAATCCTTCACGGAGAAACCAGTCTTGTTGCGGCATCGTCCTCGCGTGATCCTACTAAGGATTGTTTTGGTGGGATGGTATCTGAATCGTGCGTCTCTGAGTTCGTACCAGCTACTAGCGATCTTCCGCAGCTGAATGGTGCGGCTAACACTCCTATGTCTGCTGCACCACTTCTTGATTCCAACAGCACCGCCTCTCTGGCACCACCGACCCTTGAAGCTCCCACCAACAACTATGATGACTTATATTCAATGCTGGATCTATTTGTTGACGACGATGAGTTCTTGCGTTTCTCTGAGCCCAGCAACAATGAG ATAGGACATGATCCCAATGTCTATGCTCCAATCTGCTTAGGAGAAGGAGAAGACATATTCAGCGAACTACCAGACTTCAGCAATATGCAGCACAACAGCATGCAAAGGGCACCCTCTTGCGACCTAATTGAAAACTCGGAGCTGTACTTGGAGCTACAGGATCTCACAGCTCCATGA
- the LOC106322442 gene encoding NAC domain-containing protein 82-like isoform X1 encodes MGKTQLSPGFRFHPTDVELVRYYLKRKVLGKKLLVDAIAEVDIYKFEPSDLPDKSFIKSGDLKWHFFCPREKKYSTGVRANRATACGYWKTTGKEREVLCNGEVAGKIKTLVYHFGKSPRGKRTDWVMHEYRLEDKVLTQKNVPQDTYVLCVLFKKDGPGPRNGAQYGAPFKDEDWSDEDVPATNGPTILHGETSLVAASSSRDPTKDCFGGMVSESCVSEFVPATSDLPQLNGAANTPMSAAPLLDSNSTASLAPPTLEAPTNNYDDLYSMLDLFVDDDEFLRFSEPSNNEVGHDPNVYAPICLGEGEDIFSELPDFSNMQHNSMQRAPSCDLIENSELYLELQDLTAP; translated from the exons ATGGGGAAAACTCAGCTGTCTCCTGGGTTCCGGTTTCACCCCACTGATGTCGAGCTCGTGAGGTATTACTTGAAGAGGAAAGTGTTGGGGAAAAAGCTCCTCGTTGATGCTATTGCTGAGGTCGACATCTACAAGTTCGAACCTTCTGATTTACCTGATAAGTCCTTTATAAAGAGTGGGGATCTGAAGTGGCACTTCTTCTGCCCTAGGGAGAAGAAATATTCGACTGGTGTTAGGGCGAACCGTGCGACTGCCTGTGGTTACTGGAAGACCACAGGGAAGGAGAGAGAGGTTTTGTGTAATGGTGAAGTTGCGGGGAAGATTAAGACTCTGGTTTATCATTTTGGCAAGTCGCCTCGTGGGAAGCGGACTGATTGGGTTATGCATGAGTACAGGCTTGAAGACAAGGTGCTCACACAGAAGAATGTTCCTCAG GATACTTATGTGCTGTGTGTTCTGTTCAAGAAAGATGGACCGGGACCTAGAAATGGAGCTCAGTACGGAGCTCCGTTTAAGGATGAGGACTGGAGCGATGAGGATGTTCCTGCTACCAACGGTCCGACAATCCTTCACGGAGAAACCAGTCTTGTTGCGGCATCGTCCTCGCGTGATCCTACTAAGGATTGTTTTGGTGGGATGGTATCTGAATCGTGCGTCTCTGAGTTCGTACCAGCTACTAGCGATCTTCCGCAGCTGAATGGTGCGGCTAACACTCCTATGTCTGCTGCACCACTTCTTGATTCCAACAGCACCGCCTCTCTGGCACCACCGACCCTTGAAGCTCCCACCAACAACTATGATGACTTATATTCAATGCTGGATCTATTTGTTGACGACGATGAGTTCTTGCGTTTCTCTGAGCCCAGCAACAATGAGGTAG GACATGATCCCAATGTCTATGCTCCAATCTGCTTAGGAGAAGGAGAAGACATATTCAGCGAACTACCAGACTTCAGCAATATGCAGCACAACAGCATGCAAAGGGCACCCTCTTGCGACCTAATTGAAAACTCGGAGCTGTACTTGGAGCTACAGGATCTCACAGCTCCATGA